The window ACCACGTGAAAAGGCCATTGCTTTGTTGAAAATACGTGATattgatggaaaatatttcataCGGTTATTTTCGGCCAACACTGACAACAAATTGACGGTCATTTCATCGAGATTCAATTTGGATTGAAGAGATTTGCCAagaatttccttttttttagcaggctaacaaaaaaaatagaaaaaagaattagcATCAAttgcaaaaacaacaaaaattttttttcacactcACTTTAATCAATGGatttaaaagaaaatcacGAAATTTAACATCTTTTTCATGAAGTTCCAATAATGTTTTCAGATTTTTATCCACTTGttctaatttgttttttttcgatgcaGCTGAATACAATGCCGTAGCATAACGGCCACCAATACCGAACATTGGTACCGGTGGTTTAATCATTTTGGTAGCCACTGATTGTGTTGATAGGGCACATCTGGATAATTGCATCAATGATTTTCCTGAAGCCATTTTggattgatgaattgattttttctacaatttaaatatatcgaataaagaaaattacATTTGAAGACATCACACAACACCACAATACACGCTCACCTTAAGTTGCcctgaatttttgtttgtctaaaTCAACATAAGTATGCTTTCTGATGTGTTAATAGTGCATGCTGCAGCGCATGcatgctttttttttcgtttcatacAAACAATTCTTTCAATCAAACGCGTGAGTTGAATCCATCTTGGAACCAGAACCAGTGTTTCTGGATTGTTTTGATATTTTGTGTAGAAACAAATTAAATCCATAAAAATTCCTGATAAATTTCCGTAAGTTTGaagattgtttttattttattttagcaaatttttatttttgtgtgttgaaaaaatggtcattttcagtacgacaaaaaaaatatgggaCACAAACGAAGTTTGGACaatgccaataataatgttgatggtgatcaaGAATGTTCCACCAATCCTATTGATCAACAGCCATCGgcgaagaaaatgaaaacatcgaaaaaaatgaatggatcaaTTCAACTTGAAGATACTATTGAAGATGTGTCagtgaaaaaagaagaaaatgaagaaaatgttgaaattgtaCCACGAACACGTCGTGACATGATACAATTACCGTATGAtcagaaattgaaatttgtttcgATTATTGCTCAACCGATggctggaaaaaaattggctaaaaaattattcaaattaatgCGAAAAGCAAGTAAACAATCGAGAAAAGAACAGCTACGTATTGGATTGAAAGAAGTACAGCTTCGTATACGTAAAGGTGAACGTGGTATTATTGTATTTGCTGGCGATGTAACACCGATCGAAATAATGTGCCATTTACCTGGCATTTGTGAATCAAAAGATTTGCCATACATTTATGTACCATTTCGTACGGACATATCATCAGCCATTGGTGTACGACGACCAGCTTTAATGGTATTGATTAAAACACATTCTGAATATCAAgatttatatgatgaatgtgaaacTAAAATTCGTGAATTGATGCTAGAATTTTTGAAAACCATTTAAATACCATTCGATTTGGTTTTTGGTCACCTGATTACCAGATGgtttttgaacaacaacaacaacaacaaaattatctcgtaactttatttttcaaaatggtaaataaatattaaaattttatgttttcttttttcagtTTGTTCCAGAATatggatgtgtgtgtgacatatTATTTGgtctatgaatgaatgaataaatgaatgaatgatctgAAATCATCCTTAATTACTGATTTTGACTTAGTTACGTTGGTCATTTCTGTCGATATCGTTCtaattgttgtttcaatgattgaatcagATTCATTTTACATTTATCAATATCTTCATCGgttttattcatattcatatcattattgttatcaaccatatgatgatgattattgttcacatcaatttcatttttgattggcaatgatgaatttgttgatttctGTTCTTCAGACATTAGTAGCCTAAGAAAACGTTCCAAAACATCTTTATCAagcatttcaatttcattcgatgaCATTGATagtaatttttcaatatcgaaaatatttttcatttgctgctgttgctgttgttgttgttgctgctcaTTCGGTACCGAATATGAACGTTTTTGCTCttgatgctgctgctgttgttgatcaaattgaaaaattctattttttaccgataaattatttttcattgtcgatttcgatgatgatgattgttcaatCGGCATCGATACACGTCTAGGTGATTGTggttcttgttgttgctgctgctgttgttgtttattggaatattgatttaaaaaacttttatatGAACGATATGAACCTTGTGGAAAATTTCTTGGTGACGATTTTATCGtcgaattatcattattattactaatGAATGgcatgattgattgatttaaaatgaaagctgaaatttttttttatatttagaaaattcaaaatttttaaaattaaaaatcagtcgttatcatcatcatcattggttatATTAAGTACGTACGttgtttttcaagtttttttttttttttttttttttttggtttctttcTGCTTCCAgtaataaatgataaaacacccaaataatgaatgtaaatcaatctctctatctctctgaTTTATGTATGTGTATTACACGGTAATCACACAGGAAATTTCCACATAAAGatgttatatatatatacagttACCAGTGgcgatgatttttttttacgttgtaagatgatgattcaaaatacGTAGTAACCAAaacataaattgaaaatctgaTATGtgccagatttttttttttatttacatcAAACACGGATATCAaacattcaatcaacaatgattgtCTTATCAATTGCCTTGTTTAAAAAGATTTTCGTGATAGCTATTtgtctgtatgtgtgtgtgtgtgtgtgtgtgtatgtatttggtgattgttgataatttaatCTGTGTCTACTGCAgctgcttttttttttgttaatccATTAAATACTCATTAAATGATGTCTGGTATCCAAAAATACAAagttcaattgattgaatgaatgaaaaaaatacgtagaaaccaaaaccaaaaaaaaaatcatcaccaagataatgataataggTATATATAGTCAGGTAATGTAACTTGATTATGGTTATccttgaaattaattttttttttttcatactttttcatttgaatgaattgaatgtaatATGCCGAAatgaacagcaacaacaacaacaacaactctTCAAACACTTGTGGATTTActtgttttttctatttattcatttacacacaataaatattttgatgCAATAATGAATCACATTCACTCACGTGTGAatcatttacacacacacacaagacaTGATTCGaaggccattttttttggtcatgaATCATCCACTACTGCTCATCATtggatcattgatcatcttgatcattgaatgaaaccgaaaagacaatgaaaattcaaaattttttttaatcaatcaataatgataacaatctgaataaattttttttgtttttataaataagcaacaacaacaacaacaaacaaacaaacaaaaaaatagaaagcAATTAACAggtaatttgattattatgtaatttttaaatttgttttgtttttttttcttatcacaCGAAAAatttccgaaaaaaaaatttttgtttttcaacttATAGTTGCcatgtggtttttttttttttttggttatttggCTGTTGTAGTAGTTGTAGTTGTAATAGTATAGTTATTGATAAAATCTTTATATGCTTTATAGCTACTTATAATTGGTGGTGAACGACCGGAaatgattgttgtcgttgttgatccACTACTACTGCCATTATAGctatcatttgatgatgatggtgataatttcTGAAATGGTCTTggcatcatcaatgacaatgttgatgatgacgatgatgattcaatgtttaaatttttcgaCAATTGACAATCACGACCAACAGATGGCGATGAATCATCGGGCAATTCTTCatctatttttattgatgattcattatcattgatttgatcaccATTACTgtttttggaattttgtttGGAATCAATTCCATTACATTTCTTGTTAtccacaacatcatcaacattatgtCTATCACAATCGGATATTCCAATCTGATTGattaatgttgattttttc of the Dermatophagoides farinae isolate YC_2012a chromosome 1, ASM2471394v1, whole genome shotgun sequence genome contains:
- the LOC124493126 gene encoding uncharacterized protein LOC124493126, coding for MPFISNNNDNSTIKSSPRNFPQGSYRSYKSFLNQYSNKQQQQQQQQEPQSPRRVSMPIEQSSSSKSTMKNNLSVKNRIFQFDQQQQQHQEQKRSYSVPNEQQQQQQQQQQMKNIFDIEKLLSMSSNEIEMLDKDVLERFLRLLMSEEQKSTNSSLPIKNEIDVNNNHHHMVDNNNDMNMNKTDEDIDKCKMNLIQSLKQQLERYRQK
- the NHP2 gene encoding NHP2 ribonucleoprotein — protein: MGHKRSLDNANNNVDGDQECSTNPIDQQPSAKKMKTSKKMNGSIQLEDTIEDVSVKKEENEENVEIVPRTRRDMIQLPYDQKLKFVSIIAQPMAGKKLAKKLFKLMRKASKQSRKEQLRIGLKEVQLRIRKGERGIIVFAGDVTPIEIMCHLPGICESKDLPYIYVPFRTDISSAIGVRRPALMVLIKTHSEYQDLYDECETKIRELMLEFLKTI
- the ATPsynO gene encoding ATP synthase subunit O, mitochondrial yields the protein MASGKSLMQLSRCALSTQSVATKMIKPPVPMFGIGGRYATALYSAASKKNKLEQVDKNLKTLLELHEKDVKFRDFLLNPLIKPAKKKEILGKSLQSKLNLDEMTVNLLSVLAENNRMKYFPSISRIFNKAMAFSRGEINVTVTAASPLDAESKKELNDILQNFAKGKKLLVNVKVDKDILGGLMVDFDGEHYVDMSIRRKFNHYVNLLKQPL